A genomic stretch from Paraburkholderia dioscoreae includes:
- a CDS encoding NAD(P)/FAD-dependent oxidoreductase translates to MSSKVVIVGGGVIGSSIAYFLRLSDPTVSVTVIERDPTYARSSSALSAASIRQQFSTPLSIQMSLFGIEFLRSIGDRLEVDGAKPSIDLHEGGYLFLATPAGEATLRENHALQKSLGADISLLDKAALQTRFPWLNTEDLVAGAYGESGEGWFDGYGLVQALRKKAQSLGARYVAADVTALQRDGRRVTHVQTANGETYACDVVVNAAGAWSRKVAQMIGIDIPVHARRRSIFNVTSPGQLEHCPLLIDPSGVYFRPEGKSFICGTSPSADNDPDDLPLDEVDHALFDDVIWPTLAHRVPQFEALRVQNCWSGYYEYNVLDQNAIIGYHPDVDNCIFANGFSGHGLQQGPATGRGISELILHGRYTTLDLGSLSFTRVLENRPIVEKNVV, encoded by the coding sequence GTGAGTTCCAAAGTCGTGATCGTCGGCGGTGGGGTGATCGGCAGTTCCATCGCATATTTCTTGCGGCTGTCGGATCCGACAGTCAGCGTCACGGTGATCGAACGCGATCCGACTTATGCGCGTTCCTCGTCGGCATTATCGGCGGCCTCGATCCGTCAGCAATTCTCCACACCGCTGTCCATTCAGATGTCGCTGTTCGGCATCGAGTTTCTGCGCTCGATCGGCGACCGGCTGGAGGTCGACGGCGCCAAACCGTCGATCGATCTGCACGAAGGCGGCTACCTGTTCCTCGCGACGCCGGCTGGCGAGGCCACGCTGCGCGAGAACCACGCGCTGCAAAAAAGTCTCGGCGCCGATATTAGTCTGCTCGACAAAGCCGCGTTGCAAACGCGCTTTCCCTGGCTCAACACGGAAGACCTCGTGGCCGGCGCGTACGGTGAGAGCGGCGAAGGCTGGTTCGACGGCTACGGGCTCGTGCAGGCACTGCGCAAGAAGGCGCAGTCGCTCGGCGCGCGCTACGTCGCCGCCGACGTCACCGCACTGCAGCGCGACGGCAGACGCGTTACCCACGTACAGACCGCGAACGGCGAGACCTATGCCTGCGACGTGGTGGTCAATGCCGCCGGCGCGTGGTCGCGCAAAGTCGCTCAGATGATCGGCATCGACATTCCGGTGCATGCGCGGCGCCGCAGTATTTTCAATGTCACCTCGCCGGGGCAACTCGAACACTGTCCGTTGCTGATCGATCCGAGCGGCGTGTATTTCCGTCCCGAAGGCAAGTCGTTTATCTGCGGCACGTCGCCCTCGGCGGACAACGACCCCGACGATCTGCCGCTCGACGAAGTCGATCACGCGCTATTCGACGACGTGATCTGGCCGACGCTTGCGCACCGCGTGCCGCAATTCGAAGCGCTGCGTGTGCAGAATTGCTGGTCCGGCTACTACGAATACAACGTGCTCGACCAGAACGCGATCATCGGCTATCACCCGGATGTCGATAACTGCATTTTCGCCAACGGTTTTAGCGGACACGGATTGCAGCAAGGGCCCGCAACGGGCCGTGGCATCAGCGAACTGATTCTGCACGGCCGCTACACGACGCTCGATCTGGGCTCGTTGAGCTTCACGCGCGTGCTCGAAAACCGGCCGATCGTGGAGAAAAACGTGGTGTAG
- a CDS encoding aminotransferase-like domain-containing protein: MFTFNPAFAAPTGSPIRELFKYLAQPGMISFAGGYPASDLFDRDGLDAAAARASQHPTLCLQYGPTDGLVVLKEQLAHLMTRRGTSCTPQEFLVTTGSQQGFDLLLRVMIAPGDVVLVEQPAYPATLQALKLQEADVVTIPVDQNGLDVDALAALLESGTLRRAPKLLYTVPTFANPTGATLSLDRRIALLKLAARYRFLIVEDDPYGDLRFSGAALPSLLALSGQVPGSRDWIVHFSSLSKIVAPGLRVGWMLAHAEILRRCVIAKQTVDLCSSPWTQAIAAEYLASGALERHLPRIVDAYAVKCRTLCDALEAQLADHIAFHRPAGGMFVWARLKAGQNASDYLRGCIESNVMFVPGVAFYKDNIDPAALRLSFAAPGVADIETGVQRMKQALEHF; the protein is encoded by the coding sequence ATGTTCACGTTCAATCCCGCGTTCGCAGCGCCGACCGGTTCGCCGATCCGCGAGCTCTTCAAGTATCTGGCGCAACCCGGCATGATCTCGTTCGCCGGCGGCTATCCGGCGAGCGATCTGTTCGATCGCGACGGGCTCGACGCCGCGGCGGCACGGGCGTCGCAACACCCCACGCTGTGCCTGCAATACGGTCCCACCGACGGCCTCGTCGTCCTCAAGGAGCAACTCGCGCACTTGATGACACGCCGTGGCACGTCCTGCACGCCGCAGGAATTTCTCGTGACGACCGGCTCGCAGCAGGGCTTCGATCTGCTACTGCGCGTGATGATTGCGCCCGGCGACGTGGTGCTGGTCGAGCAGCCCGCCTATCCCGCGACCTTGCAGGCGCTCAAGTTGCAGGAGGCCGACGTGGTTACGATTCCCGTCGATCAGAACGGCCTCGACGTCGACGCTCTCGCGGCACTGCTCGAATCGGGCACGCTACGCCGTGCGCCGAAGCTGCTGTACACCGTCCCCACCTTCGCCAATCCGACCGGCGCGACCTTGTCGCTCGACCGCCGCATCGCGTTGCTGAAACTGGCGGCGCGTTACCGCTTTCTGATCGTCGAAGACGATCCCTACGGCGATCTGCGCTTTAGTGGCGCAGCCTTGCCTTCACTGCTTGCCTTGAGCGGGCAGGTGCCGGGTTCACGCGACTGGATCGTGCATTTCTCCAGTCTGTCGAAGATCGTCGCGCCGGGTTTGCGCGTGGGCTGGATGCTCGCTCACGCGGAGATCCTGCGCCGCTGCGTAATCGCCAAGCAGACGGTCGATCTGTGCAGCTCGCCGTGGACTCAGGCGATTGCCGCGGAGTACCTCGCGAGCGGCGCGCTGGAGCGTCATTTGCCGCGCATCGTCGACGCCTATGCCGTGAAATGCCGCACGCTGTGCGACGCGCTCGAAGCGCAACTGGCGGACCACATTGCGTTTCATCGTCCCGCCGGCGGTATGTTCGTGTGGGCACGATTGAAGGCCGGTCAGAACGCGTCCGATTATCTGCGTGGTTGTATCGAGAGCAATGTGATGTTCGTGCCGGGCGTGGCGTTTTATAAAGACAATATCGATCCGGCTGCACTGCGCCTGTCATTTGCCGCACCCGGCGTGGCCGATATCGAAACGGGCGTACAGAGAATGAAGCAGGCGCTCGAACATTTTTGA
- a CDS encoding DUF2138 domain-containing protein: protein MKMSRKKIAILVVGLLVVAGVIIQAVWRPFAHRKAAGNGEIVLDIHHPDAVIDSEALSRLPRDILSVPLLRDVLTQDFVDYYESDNTRLSAEGALRRLAFEHQLDWRDELIRRVFDEPAHVLLWRSPDGRLGYWVMSMHRNGFARLLQGVGNVATSDAQLSQVAKLSGDVPVYALKLAVGRTLLFASKDDRLVVLSAPGVLLDEKGGLLSERADAVSGMLSSGRDDAARAYQLDAPGESPKGHRLVVSANYLSFGYQAFFSGIDALRFDFSSTGNPAGGRGEANWQTSALIEPDKLPQQWNSADLWRALPANPAACTSLPADWNEASGLLGKVAGGGADNAAAIGDQLTGPAAVCWYAKSTLVAPVFVARLKKQDAAGIVALKTALGKTFGDVIGAYEAKAAKTDGSDSAGYRRLQVTTREQGADVTVWQRPVSARSGTALTSKASFASQLSAERYFPVTLALAHGYLIFSPDGRLVDDTLAVLDKRYPALADTLAPQRLPRTILTLTPSSAAALIEREAGAALPADQEAVFRNASRTHLVPKLHALAHYPPVSLTLPQNLPGSTGWVPVEWWFDRARAGAGSGSTEGVADTPADQPGTGGD, encoded by the coding sequence ATGAAGATGTCGCGCAAAAAGATTGCAATCCTGGTCGTCGGTCTTCTGGTCGTGGCCGGTGTGATCATTCAGGCAGTATGGCGTCCATTTGCGCATCGCAAAGCAGCCGGGAACGGCGAAATCGTCCTCGATATTCATCACCCTGACGCGGTGATCGACAGCGAAGCGCTCTCGCGTTTGCCGCGCGACATCCTGAGTGTGCCGCTGCTGCGCGACGTGCTGACGCAAGACTTCGTCGACTATTACGAATCGGACAACACGCGGCTGTCGGCCGAGGGCGCGCTGCGGCGTCTCGCGTTCGAACATCAACTCGACTGGCGCGACGAACTGATCCGCCGTGTATTCGACGAACCCGCGCACGTGCTGCTGTGGCGCTCGCCCGACGGCCGCCTCGGCTACTGGGTGATGTCGATGCATCGCAACGGTTTCGCGAGGCTGCTGCAAGGCGTCGGCAACGTCGCCACGAGCGACGCGCAACTGAGCCAGGTGGCGAAGCTCTCCGGCGACGTGCCGGTCTATGCACTGAAACTCGCGGTCGGCCGCACGCTGCTGTTCGCCAGCAAAGACGATCGGCTGGTCGTGCTGTCCGCGCCCGGCGTGCTGCTTGACGAGAAGGGCGGACTGCTCAGCGAGCGGGCCGATGCGGTGTCCGGGATGTTGTCCTCCGGCCGCGACGATGCAGCGCGCGCCTATCAACTCGACGCGCCGGGCGAATCGCCGAAGGGCCACCGGCTAGTGGTGTCGGCCAACTACCTGTCGTTCGGTTATCAGGCGTTTTTCTCCGGCATCGACGCGCTGCGTTTCGATTTTTCGTCGACCGGCAATCCCGCAGGGGGGCGTGGCGAGGCGAACTGGCAGACCTCGGCGTTGATCGAGCCGGACAAGTTGCCGCAACAGTGGAACAGCGCCGATCTGTGGCGCGCGTTGCCGGCCAATCCGGCGGCCTGCACGAGCTTGCCGGCGGACTGGAACGAGGCCTCGGGCCTGTTGGGCAAGGTAGCCGGCGGCGGCGCGGATAACGCTGCCGCGATTGGCGATCAGCTCACCGGTCCTGCGGCGGTGTGCTGGTATGCGAAGTCGACGCTGGTCGCGCCGGTATTCGTCGCGCGCTTGAAGAAGCAGGACGCGGCCGGTATCGTGGCGTTGAAGACCGCGCTCGGCAAGACCTTCGGCGATGTGATCGGCGCCTATGAAGCGAAGGCCGCTAAAACCGACGGCTCCGACTCTGCAGGCTATCGCCGCCTGCAGGTCACCACGCGTGAGCAGGGCGCGGATGTGACCGTGTGGCAGCGACCGGTTAGCGCGCGTTCGGGCACGGCATTGACGAGCAAGGCGTCGTTCGCGTCGCAGTTGTCGGCGGAGCGTTATTTCCCGGTCACGCTGGCACTTGCGCACGGCTATTTGATCTTTTCGCCGGACGGCCGCCTCGTCGACGACACGCTCGCGGTGCTGGACAAGCGGTATCCGGCGCTTGCCGATACGCTCGCGCCACAGCGTCTGCCGCGCACGATTCTGACGCTCACGCCTTCATCGGCCGCCGCGCTGATCGAACGTGAGGCGGGCGCGGCGTTGCCTGCGGATCAGGAGGCGGTGTTCCGCAACGCATCGCGTACGCATCTCGTGCCGAAGCTGCACGCGCTTGCTCACTACCCGCCGGTTTCGCTGACGCTGCCGCAGAACCTGCCGGGTTCGACAGGCTGGGTGCCGGTGGAGTGGTGGTTCGATCGCGCGAGGGCTGGTGCCGGTTCCGGTTCGACTGAAGGCGTTGCCGATACGCCCGCGGATCAGCCCGGCACCGGGGGCGACTGA
- a CDS encoding DUF1175 domain-containing protein — MCVAERAPQGTVAARPAQPTRVAQSTHAVQSTHAAQSTYAAQSTTLAVHAATPSRRAWLARAACAFAVASLAPYAHALTGTTASPDPDALSPQQSAAFRAWFVRIVDQQMRRGPTPRWTQRDCAGLVRFAVGETLRPHDTRWLRANGMTSLADTSSMPPELQLSAAQRGIANRWTQLDGSTGAYASAIALIQRNSRFVSKDVNQALPGDLLFFDQGDDQHLMIWLDRYIAYHTGTVTPTDTGLRAVAVSDLMQWKDSRWQPLDGNPNFVGVFRLDFLTP; from the coding sequence ATGTGCGTGGCTGAGCGCGCGCCGCAAGGCACGGTCGCGGCGAGGCCAGCGCAGCCTACGCGTGTTGCGCAGTCCACGCATGCCGTGCAGTCAACGCATGCTGCGCAGTCAACGTATGCCGCGCAGTCCACGACTCTCGCAGTCCACGCCGCCACCCCCTCGCGCCGCGCATGGCTCGCACGCGCTGCCTGTGCATTCGCCGTGGCGAGTCTCGCGCCCTATGCGCACGCGCTCACCGGCACCACCGCATCACCCGACCCCGACGCGCTGTCACCGCAGCAATCGGCGGCATTTCGCGCGTGGTTCGTGCGTATCGTCGATCAGCAGATGCGGCGCGGACCGACGCCGCGCTGGACCCAACGCGACTGCGCGGGCCTCGTGCGCTTCGCGGTCGGCGAGACGCTCAGGCCGCACGACACCCGCTGGCTGCGCGCGAATGGCATGACCAGTCTCGCGGATACCAGCAGCATGCCGCCCGAGCTGCAACTGTCCGCAGCGCAGCGCGGAATCGCCAACCGCTGGACCCAACTCGACGGATCCACCGGCGCCTACGCGTCGGCGATTGCACTGATTCAACGCAATAGCCGTTTTGTTTCGAAGGACGTGAACCAGGCGCTGCCCGGCGACCTGCTGTTCTTCGACCAGGGCGACGACCAGCATCTGATGATCTGGCTGGATCGCTACATCGCTTATCACACAGGCACCGTCACGCCGACCGATACCGGTCTGCGCGCCGTCGCCGTTTCCGATCTGATGCAATGGAAAGATTCCCGCTGGCAGCCGCTCGACGGCAATCCGAATTTCGTCGGCGTGTTTCGTTTGGACTTTCTGACACCATGA
- a CDS encoding alpha-2-macroglobulin family protein — protein MTRMISVTPWSNWLGNARRRAAGTFAALLTVLLAAMTLAISPAAYADDDVASAAAAADANIAGNPTLQTAPSSNFSSQKVDGQPFFLLSDASFGSDQLAQVRLEAPGRDFKDALQAYGGADIVVYRVPRPLDFLKAQKNLHRLNVAPNYQGEGLANTLAYLWDRWFTEARRAWQRVLSFATRSKAIEAAPQFKLGEQTGKQTQFEPNSQFAPLKGYDMVARFRYPLWDAKVIQPPKGVNLAGSSSNFIEASAGNVMIPVGKLPPGLYIVEAVIGNYRAHTLLFVSDTVAVVKAASGGMLVWTTRRDNGKPVANTEVSWTDGVGVLQSGATGGDGALVLQHVSPERSYVLGTDPQGGVFVSENFYYDSEIYNTKIYAVTDRPMYRPGDPVHVKFIGRTFQSATQSSAPAEADIKLDVLDPNGAPVASSKVHFASGTGADTAFTLPADATAGGYTLRFDYNGDVYGSAFRVAEYVKPHFDVNLSMDKADYATGEVLKGKIQLRYPDGKPVRDSKISVTLRAQKVTIVDGELRYAGLFPVKLDQQELKTDGDGNASLTLPVAKEPSRYALTLFAQDGAAYKVRVTREVLIARGATPYRLNTAKSFSQPKEVVSFDLQALGEIDPASHAPSKYEWTRLESQTHGEGALKAASAGGKLSFPVQFDEPGSYMLSVKDDSGNLLAATSHWVAGDGLKAIPGSVEIVFDRDRYKIGDTAEALITFPMPVDDALLTLERDNVERRALLTAGGDWLQLQRVAPSQWKARIKVGEDFAPNMTFSVLYVHAGEYVFQNAGIVVAQPQIELSVKSDKPVYGPGDTVTLNLDSTLNGKSEAANLTVSVVDEMVYVLQPEIAPNIVDFFYHPRRNNVRTSSSLSFITYDLARSPLKGAPGGPQRANYNERGVKVLERPRRDDQDTAAWEANLKTDANGHATMTFRMPDSLARWRITVRAAAPDGMVGQRTAYVRSDKALYLKWSGPSHFRVNDQPAIDMIAFNQTDADMDAQWVVEGGGLSLNQKVTLKRGANYLRLPSGALKDGVINATLRSAAKDVDRLQTTIHLDASGWLDLHQNTVSLDGSNKPLNLPQDAQDVSVRFIGNAQSQFLRVADDLIAYPYGCAEQTSSRLIPLALAHDAIGHGDNANSTQGLEALLRNQRQRLAMLAGVGGTFGWWGDTTGGSALITAYAYYADWLASRSLGISLPADNWQHAMDVYRDAGAKEPLLHRALALWLMQQMGLPVATPVSGVAADLMSDAAATANVPARNGASSASDSIVFAQADSPRGKQMATLLIASMARSTSAQLPDGFDAAASAARAALSNDPAPLVQSLLVMSGGDGGAAVDPSALLAKSSADYPTLDRALTLLWLRKALGGDVAATSLPSLQGANWTRAATPTGTPLYRWTGATLPVTLDAGAARTDVNALVSFRSHTSEDSRLNISVERRLYKLEPVELAVDPKKKDASAESRLGRAAFTARLVKQGDAIDSNALYVDEVKLTPRSGNAYHYGLLDVPLPPGGDVEATSWGVSIDGLPGAKEGASGPQPFQRVASYEMGELAYHQPVPLLDRPVALRQLVRFALPGTFALPPARYFRMYQPDAKAFEGGKSDRVTTLRIQ, from the coding sequence ATGACCCGAATGATTTCCGTCACGCCGTGGAGCAACTGGTTGGGCAACGCGCGCCGTCGCGCGGCAGGCACGTTCGCGGCGCTGCTTACCGTCTTGCTCGCGGCGATGACGCTCGCCATTTCACCGGCTGCTTATGCGGACGACGACGTGGCGAGCGCCGCTGCCGCAGCCGATGCCAACATCGCCGGAAATCCAACGCTGCAGACAGCGCCATCGAGCAACTTCAGTTCGCAGAAGGTCGACGGACAGCCGTTCTTCCTGCTTTCGGACGCGAGCTTCGGCAGCGATCAACTGGCACAGGTGCGGCTCGAAGCGCCCGGCCGCGATTTCAAGGACGCGTTGCAGGCATATGGCGGCGCGGACATCGTCGTGTATCGCGTGCCCAGGCCGCTCGACTTTCTGAAGGCGCAGAAGAATCTGCATCGGCTGAATGTCGCGCCGAATTATCAGGGCGAAGGGCTCGCGAATACGCTCGCCTATCTGTGGGACCGGTGGTTTACCGAAGCGCGCCGCGCATGGCAGCGCGTGCTGTCGTTCGCGACCCGCAGCAAGGCGATCGAAGCGGCGCCGCAATTCAAGCTCGGCGAGCAGACCGGCAAGCAAACGCAATTCGAGCCGAACTCGCAATTCGCGCCGCTGAAAGGCTACGACATGGTCGCGCGTTTCCGCTATCCGCTCTGGGACGCAAAAGTGATCCAGCCGCCCAAGGGCGTGAATCTGGCGGGCAGCAGCAGTAACTTTATCGAAGCCAGTGCGGGCAACGTAATGATTCCGGTCGGCAAGCTGCCGCCGGGGCTGTATATCGTCGAGGCGGTGATCGGCAATTATCGCGCGCATACGCTGCTGTTCGTGTCGGACACGGTGGCGGTCGTCAAAGCCGCGTCGGGTGGCATGCTGGTATGGACTACGCGGCGCGATAACGGCAAGCCGGTTGCGAATACGGAAGTGAGCTGGACCGACGGCGTGGGCGTTCTGCAAAGCGGCGCGACCGGCGGCGATGGCGCGCTGGTGCTGCAACACGTGAGCCCCGAGCGCAGCTACGTGCTCGGCACCGATCCGCAAGGCGGCGTGTTCGTCTCCGAAAATTTCTATTATGACAGCGAGATCTACAACACGAAGATCTATGCGGTGACCGACCGGCCCATGTACCGGCCGGGCGATCCGGTGCATGTGAAGTTCATCGGCCGCACGTTCCAGAGCGCGACGCAATCGTCCGCGCCCGCCGAGGCCGATATCAAGCTCGACGTGCTCGATCCGAACGGCGCGCCGGTGGCGAGCAGCAAGGTGCATTTCGCGTCCGGCACAGGCGCGGATACCGCGTTCACGCTGCCGGCCGATGCCACCGCCGGCGGCTATACGCTGCGCTTCGACTACAACGGCGATGTATACGGCAGTGCATTTCGCGTCGCCGAATATGTGAAGCCGCACTTCGATGTGAATCTCTCGATGGATAAAGCCGACTACGCGACCGGCGAGGTGCTGAAGGGCAAGATCCAGTTGCGCTATCCGGACGGCAAGCCGGTGCGCGACAGCAAGATTTCGGTCACGCTGCGCGCGCAGAAAGTGACGATCGTCGACGGCGAATTGCGTTATGCGGGACTCTTTCCGGTCAAGCTCGACCAGCAGGAACTGAAGACGGATGGCGACGGCAACGCGAGCCTCACGCTGCCAGTTGCGAAGGAGCCGAGCCGCTATGCGTTGACGCTGTTCGCGCAGGACGGCGCCGCGTACAAGGTGCGCGTGACGCGTGAAGTGCTGATCGCGCGCGGCGCGACGCCGTATCGTTTGAACACGGCCAAGTCGTTCTCGCAACCGAAGGAAGTGGTGAGCTTCGATCTGCAGGCGCTAGGTGAGATTGATCCTGCCTCGCACGCGCCGTCGAAGTACGAATGGACGCGCCTCGAATCGCAAACGCATGGCGAAGGCGCGTTGAAGGCCGCGAGCGCGGGCGGCAAGCTGTCGTTTCCGGTGCAATTCGACGAACCGGGTTCGTACATGCTGTCGGTCAAAGACGATTCGGGCAACCTGCTCGCCGCCACCAGCCACTGGGTCGCGGGCGATGGTCTGAAGGCGATTCCGGGCAGCGTCGAGATCGTGTTCGATCGCGACAGATACAAAATCGGCGACACCGCCGAAGCGCTGATTACGTTCCCCATGCCGGTCGACGACGCGCTGCTCACACTCGAACGCGACAACGTCGAACGTCGCGCTCTGCTGACGGCTGGCGGCGACTGGTTGCAACTGCAACGGGTGGCGCCGTCGCAATGGAAGGCGCGGATCAAGGTGGGCGAAGACTTCGCGCCGAACATGACGTTCTCGGTGTTGTATGTGCACGCCGGCGAATACGTGTTCCAGAACGCGGGCATCGTGGTCGCTCAACCGCAGATCGAACTGAGCGTGAAGAGCGACAAGCCGGTGTACGGTCCGGGCGACACGGTCACGCTGAATTTAGACAGTACGCTGAACGGCAAGTCGGAAGCGGCGAATCTGACGGTGAGCGTGGTCGATGAAATGGTCTACGTGTTGCAGCCCGAAATCGCGCCGAATATAGTCGACTTCTTCTATCACCCGCGCCGCAACAACGTGCGGACTTCGTCGAGCCTGTCGTTCATCACGTACGACCTCGCGCGCTCGCCGCTGAAAGGCGCGCCGGGCGGCCCGCAACGCGCGAACTACAACGAGCGTGGCGTGAAGGTGCTCGAACGGCCACGCCGTGACGATCAGGACACGGCCGCGTGGGAAGCCAACCTGAAAACCGATGCGAACGGCCACGCCACCATGACCTTCAGGATGCCGGATTCGCTGGCGCGCTGGCGCATTACCGTACGCGCCGCGGCGCCGGATGGCATGGTGGGGCAACGTACTGCTTACGTGCGCTCGGACAAGGCGCTGTATCTGAAGTGGAGCGGGCCGTCGCATTTCCGTGTCAACGACCAACCCGCCATCGACATGATCGCGTTCAATCAGACCGACGCGGACATGGATGCGCAGTGGGTGGTCGAAGGCGGCGGTCTTTCGTTGAATCAGAAGGTGACACTCAAGCGCGGCGCGAACTATCTGCGTCTGCCGAGCGGCGCGTTGAAAGATGGCGTGATCAACGCGACACTGCGCAGCGCGGCCAAAGATGTGGACCGTCTGCAGACCACAATTCATCTCGACGCGAGCGGCTGGCTCGATCTGCATCAGAACACGGTGTCGCTCGACGGTTCGAACAAGCCGCTCAATCTGCCGCAGGATGCGCAGGACGTCAGCGTGCGGTTCATCGGCAACGCACAGAGCCAGTTCCTGCGTGTCGCGGACGATCTGATCGCCTATCCGTACGGTTGCGCCGAGCAGACGTCGAGCCGCCTGATTCCGCTGGCGCTCGCGCATGATGCGATCGGACACGGCGACAATGCGAATTCGACGCAAGGCCTCGAAGCGCTGCTGCGCAATCAGCGGCAGCGTCTGGCCATGCTGGCAGGTGTCGGCGGCACGTTCGGCTGGTGGGGCGATACCACGGGCGGCAGCGCACTGATCACGGCCTACGCGTATTACGCGGACTGGCTCGCGAGCCGCAGCCTTGGCATCAGCCTGCCCGCCGACAACTGGCAGCATGCAATGGACGTCTATCGCGACGCCGGCGCGAAAGAGCCGCTGCTGCATCGTGCGCTGGCCTTGTGGCTGATGCAGCAGATGGGCCTGCCGGTTGCGACGCCGGTGTCGGGCGTTGCCGCGGACCTGATGAGCGACGCGGCGGCCACGGCCAACGTGCCCGCACGCAACGGCGCGTCTAGCGCATCGGACAGTATCGTGTTCGCACAAGCCGATTCGCCGCGCGGCAAGCAGATGGCGACGCTGCTGATCGCCAGCATGGCGCGCAGCACGAGTGCTCAATTACCCGATGGGTTCGATGCAGCGGCGAGCGCCGCGCGCGCGGCATTGAGCAACGATCCGGCGCCGCTCGTGCAAAGCCTGCTGGTCATGTCGGGCGGCGACGGCGGCGCGGCAGTCGATCCATCGGCCTTGCTCGCGAAGAGCAGCGCCGATTACCCGACGCTCGATCGCGCGCTCACGCTCCTGTGGTTACGCAAGGCGCTGGGCGGCGATGTAGCGGCCACGTCGTTGCCGTCGCTGCAAGGCGCGAACTGGACACGCGCAGCGACGCCGACCGGCACGCCGCTCTACAGGTGGACCGGCGCCACGCTGCCGGTCACGCTCGACGCCGGCGCCGCCCGCACCGACGTCAACGCGCTGGTCTCGTTCCGCAGTCATACGAGCGAGGACAGCCGCCTGAACATCAGCGTCGAGCGCCGTCTCTACAAGCTCGAACCGGTCGAGCTCGCGGTCGATCCGAAGAAAAAGGATGCCTCGGCCGAGAGCCGGTTGGGGCGCGCCGCGTTCACCGCGCGTCTGGTGAAGCAGGGCGATGCGATCGACAGCAACGCGCTCTACGTCGACGAAGTCAAACTCACGCCGCGCTCGGGCAACGCTTACCACTATGGCTTGCTCGACGTGCCGCTGCCGCCGGGCGGCGACGTCGAGGCGACGAGCTGGGGCGTGTCGATCGACGGTCTGCCGGGCGCGAAAGAGGGCGCCAGCGGTCCGCAGCCGTTCCAGCGCGTTGCGTCGTACGAGATGGGCGAACTGGCGTATCACCAGCCCGTGCCGTTGCTCGACCGGCCGGTCGCGCTGCGGCAACTGGTGCGCTTCGCGTTGCCGGGCACGTTCGCGTTGCCGCCCGCGCGCTACTTCCGCATGTATCAGCCGGACGCGAAGGCGTTCGAAGGCGGCAAGAGCGATCGCGTGACGACGTTGCGCATCCAGTAA